In Spinacia oleracea cultivar Varoflay chromosome 5, BTI_SOV_V1, whole genome shotgun sequence, a single window of DNA contains:
- the LOC110783377 gene encoding serine/arginine-rich splicing factor RS2Z32 isoform X2 — MPRYGDRGDRGDRGDRDRGDRDRHGSGTRLYVGRLSSRTRTHDLDDLFSRYGRVRDVDMKRDYAFVEYSDPRDAEDARYSLNGRDVDGTRIIVEFAKGGPRGPGGSRESRESRDFGGRGPTPGSGRCFNCGIDGHWARDCKAGDWKNKCYRCGERGHIERNCQNSPKKLRRGRSYSRSPSPRRRSASPRRGRSRSRSFSRSRSYSQSRSPPKKEREVERTDKSMSPRPSRSPKRQKGSPVTSRGRKRSPTPDERSPEGRGRSSERRANGSDYGGSPRSRSRSPIKEDSPRNGDARSRSRSPFEENGRDHSVSPVARNDQNGREDDNDNGDYEASPRGSE; from the exons ATGCCTCGCTATGGTGACCGAGGTGACCGGGGTGACCGGGGTGACCGTGACCGAGGTGATCGTGACCGTCACGGTAGTGGTACTCGTCTCTATGTTGGCCGCTTATCTTCGCGTACCAGGACTCATGACTTGGATGATCTTTTCAGCAGATATGGAAG AGTACGTGACGTGGATATGAAGCGCGATTATGCCTTTGTT GAGTATAGTGATCCTCGTGATGCTGAAGATGCAAGATATAGCTTAAATGGGCGAGATGTGGATGGTACTAGAATCATCGTTGAGTTCGCAAAAGGG GGACCACGAGGTCCAGGTGGTTCACGTGAGTCACGGGAGTCACGTGACTTCGGAGGGAGGGGACCAACCCCTGGATCCGGGAGATGCTTTAATTGTGGAATTGATGGGCACTGGGCTCGAGATTGCAAAGCAGGTGACTGGAAGAACAAGTGTTACCGTTGTGGAGAGCGAGGCCATATAGAAAGGAATTGTCAAAACAGCCCCAAAAAACTAAg ACGTGGCCGGAGCTACTCACGGTCACCGTCACCGCGCCGGCGTTCAGCATCTCCTCGCCGAGGAAGAAGTCGTAGCCGTAGTTTTAGTAGGAGCAGGAGCTACAG TCAGTCTAGGTCTCCaccaaaaaaagagagagaagtcGAGCGCACGGACAAGTCAATGAGCCCTCGTCCAAGCAGGAGCCCTAAGCGACAGAAAGGGTCACCTGTGACATCAAGGGGCAGGAAACGTTCTCCAACACCTGATGAGAGGAGTCCAGAAGGCAGAGGTAGATCCTCAGAGAGACGAGCAAATGGATCTGATTATGGTGGTAGCCCAAGGTCAAGGAGTAGAAGCCCCATCAAAGAAGACAGCCCGAGGAATGGAGATGCTCGAAGTCGAAGTCGAAGCCCCTTTGAAGAGAACGGACGAGATCATAGTGTCAGCCCAGTTGCTAGAAATGACCAGAATGGTAGGGAGGATGATAACGACAACGGCGACTATGAAGCTTCTCCTAGAGGTAGTGAATGA
- the LOC110783377 gene encoding serine/arginine-rich splicing factor RS2Z32 isoform X1 codes for MPRYGDRGDRGDRGDRDRGDRDRHGSGTRLYVGRLSSRTRTHDLDDLFSRYGRVRDVDMKRDYAFVEYSDPRDAEDARYSLNGRDVDGTRIIVEFAKGGPRGPGGSRESRESRDFGGRGPTPGSGRCFNCGIDGHWARDCKAGDWKNKCYRCGERGHIERNCQNSPKKLSRRGRSYSRSPSPRRRSASPRRGRSRSRSFSRSRSYSQSRSPPKKEREVERTDKSMSPRPSRSPKRQKGSPVTSRGRKRSPTPDERSPEGRGRSSERRANGSDYGGSPRSRSRSPIKEDSPRNGDARSRSRSPFEENGRDHSVSPVARNDQNGREDDNDNGDYEASPRGSE; via the exons ATGCCTCGCTATGGTGACCGAGGTGACCGGGGTGACCGGGGTGACCGTGACCGAGGTGATCGTGACCGTCACGGTAGTGGTACTCGTCTCTATGTTGGCCGCTTATCTTCGCGTACCAGGACTCATGACTTGGATGATCTTTTCAGCAGATATGGAAG AGTACGTGACGTGGATATGAAGCGCGATTATGCCTTTGTT GAGTATAGTGATCCTCGTGATGCTGAAGATGCAAGATATAGCTTAAATGGGCGAGATGTGGATGGTACTAGAATCATCGTTGAGTTCGCAAAAGGG GGACCACGAGGTCCAGGTGGTTCACGTGAGTCACGGGAGTCACGTGACTTCGGAGGGAGGGGACCAACCCCTGGATCCGGGAGATGCTTTAATTGTGGAATTGATGGGCACTGGGCTCGAGATTGCAAAGCAGGTGACTGGAAGAACAAGTGTTACCGTTGTGGAGAGCGAGGCCATATAGAAAGGAATTGTCAAAACAGCCCCAAAAAACTAAg CAGACGTGGCCGGAGCTACTCACGGTCACCGTCACCGCGCCGGCGTTCAGCATCTCCTCGCCGAGGAAGAAGTCGTAGCCGTAGTTTTAGTAGGAGCAGGAGCTACAG TCAGTCTAGGTCTCCaccaaaaaaagagagagaagtcGAGCGCACGGACAAGTCAATGAGCCCTCGTCCAAGCAGGAGCCCTAAGCGACAGAAAGGGTCACCTGTGACATCAAGGGGCAGGAAACGTTCTCCAACACCTGATGAGAGGAGTCCAGAAGGCAGAGGTAGATCCTCAGAGAGACGAGCAAATGGATCTGATTATGGTGGTAGCCCAAGGTCAAGGAGTAGAAGCCCCATCAAAGAAGACAGCCCGAGGAATGGAGATGCTCGAAGTCGAAGTCGAAGCCCCTTTGAAGAGAACGGACGAGATCATAGTGTCAGCCCAGTTGCTAGAAATGACCAGAATGGTAGGGAGGATGATAACGACAACGGCGACTATGAAGCTTCTCCTAGAGGTAGTGAATGA
- the LOC110783377 gene encoding serine/arginine-rich splicing factor RS2Z33 isoform X3 has product MKRDYAFVEYSDPRDAEDARYSLNGRDVDGTRIIVEFAKGGPRGPGGSRESRESRDFGGRGPTPGSGRCFNCGIDGHWARDCKAGDWKNKCYRCGERGHIERNCQNSPKKLSRRGRSYSRSPSPRRRSASPRRGRSRSRSFSRSRSYSQSRSPPKKEREVERTDKSMSPRPSRSPKRQKGSPVTSRGRKRSPTPDERSPEGRGRSSERRANGSDYGGSPRSRSRSPIKEDSPRNGDARSRSRSPFEENGRDHSVSPVARNDQNGREDDNDNGDYEASPRGSE; this is encoded by the exons ATGAAGCGCGATTATGCCTTTGTT GAGTATAGTGATCCTCGTGATGCTGAAGATGCAAGATATAGCTTAAATGGGCGAGATGTGGATGGTACTAGAATCATCGTTGAGTTCGCAAAAGGG GGACCACGAGGTCCAGGTGGTTCACGTGAGTCACGGGAGTCACGTGACTTCGGAGGGAGGGGACCAACCCCTGGATCCGGGAGATGCTTTAATTGTGGAATTGATGGGCACTGGGCTCGAGATTGCAAAGCAGGTGACTGGAAGAACAAGTGTTACCGTTGTGGAGAGCGAGGCCATATAGAAAGGAATTGTCAAAACAGCCCCAAAAAACTAAg CAGACGTGGCCGGAGCTACTCACGGTCACCGTCACCGCGCCGGCGTTCAGCATCTCCTCGCCGAGGAAGAAGTCGTAGCCGTAGTTTTAGTAGGAGCAGGAGCTACAG TCAGTCTAGGTCTCCaccaaaaaaagagagagaagtcGAGCGCACGGACAAGTCAATGAGCCCTCGTCCAAGCAGGAGCCCTAAGCGACAGAAAGGGTCACCTGTGACATCAAGGGGCAGGAAACGTTCTCCAACACCTGATGAGAGGAGTCCAGAAGGCAGAGGTAGATCCTCAGAGAGACGAGCAAATGGATCTGATTATGGTGGTAGCCCAAGGTCAAGGAGTAGAAGCCCCATCAAAGAAGACAGCCCGAGGAATGGAGATGCTCGAAGTCGAAGTCGAAGCCCCTTTGAAGAGAACGGACGAGATCATAGTGTCAGCCCAGTTGCTAGAAATGACCAGAATGGTAGGGAGGATGATAACGACAACGGCGACTATGAAGCTTCTCCTAGAGGTAGTGAATGA